ACTATTTCTTCTGAGTCTACATGTCAGCGTGCACTAGAATTGAACTGAGCCAGAAGCACTGTGCAGAGCAGTCACTGTGGCAAGTGACCAGTTTGGAGCCCACTAAAACTGGCACTGCTCAAGTTAGGGTAGGCTGGTAGTCAAGAATGGCCATTTTTTATCGTAGTGCTTTGTTTTGCTCTTTGTAAATGCAGGAACGGTGTCTTCTAATTTACATCTACGATTAGGGGAATTCAGAAATATGTCTTGCGaataatgattttataattaACTTTTTTTCGTAGGTTGGGGTAGTGGATGAACCTGACAGAACAGCTTTAACCGAAGCTTGGAAATCATGGATGGAAGAACACATAAAAGCCACTGGAAAAGTCCCACCAGGTAATGAATCAGGGAACACCACATGGGTCCGGCAGCCACCGAGGAAGAAACCTGATCTCCGGCTGACACCTGGTCGTCATGCCAAACTGACAGTCCCACTAGAGGAGCTTATTGATTGCTTGGTGAAGGAAAACAAGGTTGTAGCCTTTATCAAAGGATCAAGAAGTGCCCCATTGTGTGGATTCTCACAGAAGGTGGTTGGTATTCTTGAAAGTGAAGGGGTGGATTTTGAGAGCATTGATGTGCTTGATGAAGAGTACAATAATGGATTGAGGGAGACACTGAAGAAGTATAGTAATTGGCCTACATTCCCACAGATTTTTGTGAATGGTGAGTTTGTTGGAGGGTGCGATATCCTGTCCTCAATGCATGAGAAGGGTGAACTTGCTGGTCTGTTGAAAAATTAGATGCTTACCTTTTCATCCATTGGTCTTTTGCAAAAATGGGATGCTGTGGAACAGCAATGAGATGATGTGTTAATGACAGGAACTGTAGCTTATTGGTTTGTTAATCATTCATAGATGTTGGCCATGAGTGATatttctcatcaatgagaaaaaTACTTGTAGTTCATTGTAATGTATCTTATGTAGGGTAAATGAAAAATTTTGTGCATCCCTTCTGATGGAGTCTCTCTCCTTCCCAAGGATTtgtgttttctctctctctcttttttttttttctgcttttcCTGCAGAATACTGGCACAGTCCATAATTTTGGGCACCTTTATTTTATAATCGTACATTGcatgtttaaatttaaattcatgcCCAAATCCAGCTTTGAAGATCCACTTTGGGGTTTACCTGGGGGTGGACACCAGTTTGGTTATATGTGATATGTATATTGtagtttttttaatatttaattatgttATCTTAGATATGCCTGGTAACTGACAGAAGATTTACATAGAATATATTAAAATGTTACTAACAGGTTCCAGTTCAGCCTAATTAATCCTTTTGTATAGGTATCATCTTATCAAGTGCACCTTGTATAAAATGCAATATATTCATTGTGTTTGGGCATAGAATTTGATTTGAAATGTGCAATAATCTTATCTTGTGTCTTAATACATATTCCTCACAAAGGTGGGAATACCAATTCCGGCTTGGTCGTGAATAGATTAAGAGTCGTATTCCAAAATAATgctctcaaatgatttaaaaaatggtAGGATAAATCCCGTCCATCTCAATACATTTGATTCAGCAGAGCCTCTCCTTATCtctctccatttctctctctctgaaCATGTAGAGCTCCATCGACTGATATGATCACTTCAGATGTCTATCAATTTGATCACCCCAACGACTGGtgatatctctctctctttctctctctctctctcagctgaTGAAAATTCACTTTTGTTTTCTTTGGTGACTGCCATGGGACAGGATGACTGTATCTCTGTTAATGGCCTTGCTTT
This Malania oleifera isolate guangnan ecotype guangnan chromosome 11, ASM2987363v1, whole genome shotgun sequence DNA region includes the following protein-coding sequences:
- the LOC131167986 gene encoding bifunctional monothiol glutaredoxin-S16, chloroplastic; translation: MATVNLPPLQSCATGCFVNSSLPSRNSLTISFYTPLKPSSLPYVSSRPHMVARPCALTVASAFKKLSEVELVALSPGEDLSGEFPADSGVYGVYDSNSDLQFIGISRNIAASILSHRKTLPGLCCSVKVGVVDEPDRTALTEAWKSWMEEHIKATGKVPPGNESGNTTWVRQPPRKKPDLRLTPGRHAKLTVPLEELIDCLVKENKVVAFIKGSRSAPLCGFSQKVVGILESEGVDFESIDVLDEEYNNGLRETLKKYSNWPTFPQIFVNGEFVGGCDILSSMHEKGELAGLLKN